From Bacillus sp. FSL K6-3431, the proteins below share one genomic window:
- a CDS encoding Asp23/Gls24 family envelope stress response protein, translated as MSIEMTTKYGQIEISNDVIATIAGGAAIDCYGIVGMASKNQIKDGFTDILGKENFTRGIIIRQVESSLHIDMYIIVSYGTKISEIAHNVQSKVKYTLEQTIGISADTVNIFVQGVRVTNP; from the coding sequence ATGTCAATAGAAATGACAACAAAATATGGTCAAATTGAAATATCCAATGATGTAATTGCAACGATTGCAGGGGGGGCAGCAATCGACTGCTATGGTATTGTAGGAATGGCTTCTAAAAATCAAATTAAAGATGGATTCACTGATATTTTAGGAAAAGAAAACTTTACTCGTGGGATTATTATCCGCCAAGTAGAAAGCTCACTCCATATAGATATGTATATCATCGTCAGCTATGGAACGAAAATTTCAGAAATAGCTCATAATGTACAATCTAAAGTGAAATACACACTGGAACAAACGATTGGAATATCAGCAGATACAGTAAATATTTTTGTACAGGGAGTTCGTGTAACGAATCCTTAA
- the rpmB gene encoding 50S ribosomal protein L28, with the protein MPKQCVITGRKTSSGNNRSHAMNASKRTWGANLQKVRILVDGKPKRVWVSARALKSGKVERV; encoded by the coding sequence ATGCCAAAGCAATGTGTTATCACTGGTCGTAAAACATCGTCAGGTAATAACCGTTCACATGCTATGAATGCTAGTAAACGTACTTGGGGAGCAAATCTTCAAAAAGTCCGCATTCTTGTTGACGGAAAACCGAAACGTGTATGGGTCTCTGCAAGAGCTCTTAAATCCGGTAAAGTCGAAAGAGTGTAA
- the spoVM gene encoding stage V sporulation protein SpoVM translates to MRFYTFKLPRILGGIVRAMLGTFKKN, encoded by the coding sequence ATGAGATTTTATACATTTAAACTGCCAAGAATATTGGGTGGGATAGTTAGGGCAATGCTGGGGACATTTAAAAAGAATTAA
- a CDS encoding thiamine diphosphokinase: protein MVTHEKVIHLIAGGPKHLIPDSAFSNIGNIEWMGVDRGVSYLLEEGIIPHFAVGDFDSVTDEEWTEITLHIDEISRFRAEKDETDMELAMEWALKQNPTKIKIFGATGGRLDHFMANALMLSHYQKQNVLVKIEMLDLQNAISIYFPGRYQIQTDIQKKYISFIPLTTDVTGLTLTGFKYPLTNHRVPFGSSLCISNELLLETGTFLFENGILMMIRSND from the coding sequence ATGGTTACGCATGAAAAAGTTATCCACCTCATTGCAGGTGGTCCTAAACATCTAATACCAGATTCCGCTTTTAGTAATATTGGTAATATCGAATGGATGGGTGTAGATCGTGGTGTATCTTATCTGTTGGAGGAAGGCATCATACCACACTTCGCAGTTGGTGACTTTGATTCAGTAACAGACGAAGAATGGACAGAAATAACTCTTCATATAGATGAGATTAGCCGTTTTCGAGCGGAAAAAGATGAAACAGATATGGAATTAGCAATGGAATGGGCGCTTAAACAAAATCCTACTAAAATAAAAATTTTTGGAGCTACCGGGGGCAGATTGGACCATTTTATGGCAAATGCTCTCATGCTGTCCCATTATCAAAAACAGAATGTTTTAGTAAAAATAGAAATGCTCGATCTGCAAAATGCAATTTCTATTTATTTTCCGGGACGTTACCAAATTCAAACCGATATTCAAAAAAAATATATCTCATTCATTCCCCTCACTACTGATGTGACAGGGTTGACGCTAACCGGATTCAAATATCCTCTTACTAATCATCGTGTACCATTCGGTTCATCTTTATGCATTAGTAACGAACTTCTCCTAGAAACGGGTACTTTTTTATTTGAAAATGGCATATTAATGATGATAAGAAGTAATGATTAG
- the rpe gene encoding ribulose-phosphate 3-epimerase, which translates to MKIAPSILAADFSRLADEVKEVEAAGADIIHIDVMDGHFVPNISMGPLVVEAVRKVTNLPLDVHLMIENPDRYLDQFISAGADYVTIHVEASPHIHRTVQEIRRLGAKPGVVLNPGTPASSISSILEYVDMVLLMTVNPGFGGQTFIQGVLPKIREIKQMVTRLGLNIDIEVDGGINGETAKLCSDAGANIFVAGSAIFSHTDRKQAINELRSQLTD; encoded by the coding sequence ATGAAAATTGCACCTTCCATATTGGCGGCCGATTTCTCAAGGCTTGCTGATGAAGTGAAAGAAGTAGAAGCAGCAGGGGCTGATATCATTCATATTGATGTGATGGATGGACATTTTGTGCCGAATATATCAATGGGACCTCTCGTAGTTGAAGCAGTCAGGAAAGTGACAAATCTTCCGTTGGATGTCCATTTAATGATAGAGAATCCTGATCGTTATCTTGATCAATTTATATCAGCTGGTGCGGATTATGTAACGATCCATGTGGAAGCTTCGCCACATATACATCGAACAGTACAAGAAATTAGAAGGCTTGGCGCAAAGCCAGGTGTCGTGTTAAATCCTGGTACACCTGCTTCGTCGATTAGTAGTATTCTCGAATATGTAGATATGGTATTACTTATGACTGTTAACCCTGGGTTTGGTGGTCAAACATTTATTCAAGGTGTATTGCCGAAAATTCGTGAGATTAAACAAATGGTAACACGTTTAGGTCTAAATATTGATATCGAAGTGGATGGCGGAATAAACGGTGAAACGGCAAAATTATGCAGTGATGCTGGTGCAAATATTTTTGTTGCGGGCTCTGCTATATTTAGTCACACAGACAGAAAACAGGCCATAAATGAACTCCGCAGTCAATTAACCGATTAA